Proteins from a single region of Ischnura elegans chromosome 2, ioIscEleg1.1, whole genome shotgun sequence:
- the LOC124153703 gene encoding uncharacterized protein LOC124153703 produces the protein MRAALSLLLLNALASSLEALEHDYFASYYGNEGQANAANHKLEEPPDGVRRQDSWPPPDSNSGPPSSYGDPPDPKYGGEEIYWGPNPPPLKGGGHYGYPSHYPMTTTTKAPPPKDMGQRVSKKPYSYYFLGRKLWYIPLYFAIYYTVYVGALIIKAIARHRINLPAGYGRESGSVGLADMVGKAIHEFGQKYM, from the coding sequence ATGCGCGCGGCACTCTCGCTGCTTCTCTTGAACGCCCTGGCGTCGTCCCTCGAGGCGCTGGAGCACGACTATTTCGCCTCCTACTATGGCAACGAGGGTCAGGCGAACGCGGCAAACCACAAGTTGGAGGAGCCGCCGGACGGGGTCAGGAGGCAGGACTCCTGGCCTCCCCCGGATTCGAATTCCGGACCGCCGTCTTCCTACGGAGACCCGCCCGATCCCAAGTACGGTGGGGAGGAGATATACTGGGGTCCGAACCCTCCGCCGCTGAAAGGGGGAGGACACTACGGGTACCCCTCTCACTACCCAATGACGACCACCACCAAAGCCCCGCCGCCTAAAGACATGGGGCAGAGGGTGAGCAAAAAGCCTTACAGCTACTACTTCCTGGGCCGGAAGCTATGGTACATCCCCCTCTACTTCGCCATCTACTACACCGTCTACGTGGGGGCGCTGATCATCAAGGCTATAGCGAGGCACAGGATCAATCTCCCGGCAGGGTACGGCAGAGAATCTGGGAGCGTGGGGCTGGCGGACATGGTCGGCAAGGCCATCCACGAGTTCGGGCAGAAGTACATGTGA
- the LOC124174225 gene encoding uncharacterized protein LOC124174225 has protein sequence MAAPGLLVISDSQWKYAVPEVQEFGEFDVSVIPVSGMQVHQVDSTMLLATEFFNDTVVHLGTNNLICGETPERVVEHQQELLTRIRLRNPKVRLFLSSVLKRRVNYFKSWTLQRNLYIEEMNLKIDKLNMLMKQLALRMNVVFIDNWREFEAQSQDPFEFFLGRDGLHLSRRGLRVLTGNVYRACLQARRDYPRSLACLPPAPSPASSPAPSPASSPAPSPASSSAPSPGHHPLPSPSFSDGAGMNASLPSFSYSDALCSNLPLHNDLMQVSSFQPSVRPLHLPSVTRTNASSYSSPPLSPSSSTPSCFKFTTVTRRGNHHCNKPKIVPKHSSSFKIPLNNRWSSLSSLNDSFMPSFSSVANCAKKQSCIKKKSISPKMFPSSAFCRPSSLPLISDVRNTNKDGTTKEFPARLCRQIGFKLKNPLTDRLTIKIQNGGSSEGKLDIHSTLYPRKCPNCNKVYANKSSFCHHKATCLRIEKSDSNISYPRVCQICLVSYSNKCNYSRHKKTCNEKSQYIVCPHDGCNVKFQSHSILICHLQSVHQEDICVEDHEFKDMFDFNAWKTSQCQLNYMSLVKHNGERVNRGKRFMYFICKFNNHHKNGIVSNKTNRKRKFGRMPNSDCIARMLVNESESGVSVKYVNAHNHDLEFKNVKFYRWDNATKYKINSLLEQSVPAHKIQEYLPADPSLNEMLPLKEHFITSTQINKMKYDLNSKKHLSDDDAVAVDLLVHLMKDESKDSILVYKPMGSGTIIGNKGLDNLPHASELFVLGIQQKLQLKEMIEGCGRILCIDSTHGTNQYKFHLLNLIVPDEYGVGYPVAHFITSHLDEETLTYLLQSIMDRSPDLHVNAIMTDGDEALDKLFKSVSTSKDCKLEHINVQHSHVIGQHLDKLKILSQQCSPVLLPYISKSLKLLVETCQGAIECNQSNSTLGTLSAHDVPPNAKLSPQLKLHPAIKKRRPMVNLFKRPGYVRRKDIKISLLSNEVSSFTEPIVDVASLSMEVCKVGSFSVKMYELKSLDFLIPPEEVSAIRKVFPDFKRGWLYDTIIAAFLWKIAESVPSVFSVDPVISQYVTGKISQSRPMAIFGKSDLSCVTRIVIPLNVCNSHWMLIVALPLERKLEFYDPAADVIHHTNNFAIQRWIKVLSVSFGCTERDWEVSSPEHFKQRDSHNCGVFICWYAERIIQGRLIKEPFDADKYRKYMFDMITVLDN, from the exons ATGGCTGCACCTGGATTACTAGTAATTAGTGATTCCCAGTGGAAGTATGCCGTTCCTGAAGTACAGGAGTTTGGTGAATTTGATGTCAGTGTGATACCCGTATCTGGGATGCAAGTTCACCAGGTGGATTCAACAATGTTGTTGGccactgaattttttaatgacacGGTTGTCCATTTGGGCACCAATAATTTGATATGTG GTGAGACACCGGAGAGAGTAGTAGAGCACCAGCAGGAACTGTTGACGAGGATTCGCCTGAGGAATCCAAAGGTGCGGCTTTTCCTCTCTAGTGTGTTGAAGAGGAGGGTGAATTACTTCAAATCGTGGACGTTACAGCGAAACCTGTATATAGAGGAGATGAATTTGAAGATTGACAAATTAAACATGCTTATGAAGCAACTGGCTTTGAG GATGAATGTGGTCTTCATAGACAACTGGCGGGAGTTCGAGGCCCAGAGTCAGGATCCCTTTGAGTTCTTCTTGGGAAGGGATGGCCTTCACCTGAGTAGGCGTGGTTTAAGGGTGCTCACAGGTAATGTCTATCGTGCTTGCCTCCAAGCGAGGAGGGATTACCCTCGTTCTCTTGCCTGCCTACCACCTGCACCCTCTCCTGCCTCTTCCCCTGCGCCATCTCCTGCCTCTTCCCCAGCACCCTCCCCTGCCTCTTCCTCTGCTCCCTCTCCTGGCCACCATCCTTTACCTTCCCCTTCGTTTTCTGATGGCGCTGGCATGAATGCTTCTCTACCTTCTTTTTCTTACTCTGATGCTCTTTGTAGTAACTTGCCCCTTCATAATGATTTAATGCAAGTCTCCAGTTTTCAGCCTTCTGTAAGACCTCTTCACCTTCCTTCTGTAACTAGAACCAATGcttcttcatattcttctccgCCTCTTAGTCCTTCATCTTCTACTCCCTCGTGCTTTAAGTTTACCACCGTGACTAGGAGAGGCAATCATCACTGTAATAAACCTAAAATAGTTCCAAAGCATAGTAGCTCATTCAAAATTCCCTTAAATAACCGGTGGTCTTCTCTGTCCTCTTTGAATGACTCCTTCATGCCTTCTTTTTCTTCAGTAGCAAACTGTGCAAAAAAACAGTCTTGTATCAAGAAAAAATCAATCTCTCCTAAAATGTTTCCATCTTCAGCATTCTGCCGCCCATCCTCATTGCCTTTAATATCTGATGTTCGTAACACCAACAAAGATGGGACTACTAAAGAATTCCCTGCCAGACTTTGCAGGCAAATTGGTTTCAAGTTGAAAAATCCTCTTACTGATAGATTaactataaaaattcaaaatggtgGCTCATCAGAGGGAAAACTTGATATTCATTCAACTTTATATCCAAGAAAGTGTCCTAACTGCAATAAAGTGTATGCCAATAAATCTTCATTTTGTCACCATAAAGCCACTTGTCTGAGGATTGAGAAAAGTGATAGTAATATTTCCTATCCTAGAGTGTGCCAAATATGCCTGGTGTCATATTCTAACAAGTGTAACTATAGTAGGCATAAGAAAACCTGTAACGAAAAGTCACAATATATTGTATGTCCTCATGATGGGTGTAATGTTAAATTTCAAAGCCACTCCATCCTGATTTGTCATTTACAAAGCGTACATCAGGAAGATATTTGTGTTGAAGATCATGAATTCAAAGATATGTTTGATTTTAATGCATGGAAAACTAGTCAATGTCAGCTAAATTACATGTCCTTGGTCAAACACAATGGGGAGCGTGTGAATCGTGGTAAAAGGTTCATGTATTTCATCTGCAAATTTAACAATCACCACAAGAATGGCATAGTGAGCaataaaacaaatagaaaaaggaaatttggcCGTATGCCTAATAGTGACTGCATAGCACGTATGTTGGTAAATGAAAGTGAATCGGGTGTGTCTGTGAAATATGTGAATGCTCACAATCATGAcctggaatttaaaaatgttaaattttatcgaTGGGACAATGcaacaaagtataaaataaattcccttcTGGAACAAAGTGTGCCAGCACATAAAATTCAAGAGTATTTGCCTGCTGATCCCAGTTTAAATGAAATGCTACCCCTTAAAGAACATTTCATCACATCAActcaaataaacaaaatgaagtaTGATTTGAATTCTAAAAAGCACCTAAGTGATGATGATGCAGTTGCTGTTGATTTACTTGTGCACTTAATGAAAGATGAAAGTAAGGATTCGATCTTGGTTTATAAACCTATGGGCTCAGGTACAATAATAGGCAATAAGGGTTTAGATAATTTACCACACGCTTCTGAACTTTTTGTTTTGGGTATTCAGCAGAAACTTCAGTTAAAAGAAATGATAGAGGGCTGTGGTAGAATACTATGCATAGACTCTACTCATGGCACCAATCAGTACAAATTTCATTTGCTTAACTTGATTGTACCAGATGAGTATGGTGTTGGTTACCCTGTCGCCCATTTCATCACAAGCCATTTAGATGAGGAGACACTAACTTACTTATTGCAAAGTATTATGGATAGGTCCCCTGATTTGCATGTAAATGCCATCATGACAGATGGTGATGAAGCCTTAG ATAAACTGTTTAAGAGTGTTTCCACCTCTAAGGATTGCAAATTAGAGCACATTAATGTACAACACAGTCATGTCATTGGTCAACACCTGGATAAATTGAAAATCTTAAGCCAGCAGTGCTCTCCTGTATTACTTCCCTACATTAGCAAATCATTAAAGCTGCTGGTGGAGACGTGTCAGGGTGCCATTGAATGCAACCAAAGCAATTCCACTTTGGGGACATTATCAGCACATGATGTACCTCCAAATGCCAAACTCAGCCCTCAGCTGAAGTTACATCCTGCTATTAAGAAGAGAAGGCCCATGGTTAATCTATTTAAAAGACCTGGTTATGTCCGaaggaaagatataaaaatatcacttttatctAATGAGGTGAGCAGCTTCACTGAGCCAATTGTAGATGTTGCCAGTCTATCAATGGAAGTTTGCAAGGTTGGTTCATTCTCtgtcaaaatgtatgaattgAAGTCCTTAGATTTTCTAATACCACCGGAGGAAGTCAGTGCAATTCGTAAAGTCTTCCCTGATTTTAAGAGAGGTTGGCTGTATGACACGATCATTGCAGCtttcttgtggaaaattgctgagtctgtcccttcagttttttcagtGGATCCAGTTATTTCTCAATATGTCACTGGAAAAATCTCTCAATCCCGGCCAATGGCAATCTTTGGTAAATCTGACCTTTCCTGTGTTACTAGAATAGTCATTCCCCTCAATGTTTGCAACTCACACTGGATGCTTATTGTTGCTTTGCCATTAGAAAGGAAATTAGAATTCTATGACCCTGCTGCAGATGTTATTCACCACACTAATAATTTCGCCATTCAAAGATGGATTAAAGTGCTTAGTGTCTCATTTGGATGCACTGAAAGGGATTGGGAAGTGTCATCGCCAGAGCATTTTAAGCAGAGA